Within Streptomyces roseirectus, the genomic segment AGCATGACGCCGGCCGGGGCGGCGGCCTTCTCGGCGGTGCGCTTCTCCCAGGCGTCGCCCGCGCGCGTGCGGCGCACGTCGAGGACGGGGCCCTCGGCGAGGAGGTGGTGCGGGGCGGCGTAGGTGATCTCGACGGTGACAATGTCGCCGGGGCGGACGTCCTGGTCGGGCTTGGTGAAGTGGACGAGGCGGTTGTCGGGGGCGCGGCCGGACAGGCGCCGGGTGGCGTCGTCCTTGCGACCCTCGCCCTCGGCGACCATCAGCTCCAGGGTGCGGCCGACCTGCTTCTTGTTCTCGTCCCAGGAGATCTCCTCCTGGAGGGCGACAAGGCGCTCGTAGCGCGCCTGGACGACCGCCTTGGGGATCTGGCCCTCCATGGTCGCCGCGGGCGTCCCGGGGCGCTTGGAGTACTGGAAGGTGAACGCCTGGGCGAAGCGGGCCTCACGGACGACGTGGAGGGTCTGCTCGAAGTCCTCCTCGGTCTCCCCGGGGAAGCCGACGATGATGTCGGTGGAGATCGCCGCGTGCGGGATGGCCGCGCGGACCTTCTCGATGATCCCCAGGTAGCGCTCCTGGCGGTAGGAGCGGCGCATCGCCTTGAGGACGGTGTCCGAGCCGGACTGGAGCGGCATGTGGAGCTGCGGCATCACGTTGGGCGTCTCGGCCATGGCGGCGATGACGTCGTCCGTGAAGTCCCGGGGGTGCGGGGAGGTGAAGCGCACGCGCTCCAGGCCGTCGATCTTCCCGCAGGCGCGCAGGAGCTTGCTGAACGCCTCGCGGTCGCCGATGTCGCTGCCGTACGCGTTGACGTTCTGGCCGAGCAGGGTGATCTCGGAGACGCCCTCGCCGACCAGGGCCTCGATCTCGGCCAGGATGTCGCCGGGGCGGCGGTCCTTCTCCTTGCCGCGCAGGGCCGGGACGATGCAGAAGGTGCAGGTGTTGTTGCAGCCGACGGAGATCGACACCCAGGCCGCGTAGGCGCTCTCCCGGCGCGTGGGCAGCGTGGAGGGGAACGCCTCCAGGGACTCGGCGATCTCGACCTGCGCCTCTTCCTGCACGCGTGCGCGTTCCAGCAGGACCGGCAGCTTGCCGATGTTGTGGGTGCCGAAGACGACGTCCACCCAGGGCGCCTTCTTGACGATCGTGTCGCGGTCCTTCTGCGCGAGGCAGCCGCCGACGGCGATCTGCATGCCCGGACGGGACGCCTTCTTCGGCGCGAGGCGGCCGAGGTTGCCGTAGAGCCGGTTGTCGGCGTTCTCACGGACCGCGCAGGTGTTGAAGACCACGACGTCGGCGTCCCCGTCGGAGCCCTCGGGCGCGCGGACGTATCCGGCGCCCTCCAGCAGACCGGCCAGGCGTTCGGAGTCGTGGACGTTCATCTGGCACCCGTACGTGCGTACTTCGTAGGTCTTCACGTCCACGGGCTGGCTCCGGTCGCTGCTGCTGGTCATGGCTCAAGGGTAGGCGGTGCCCCGGACAGCCTCGTCCCCCAGTCGGAGCAACCGCTTGTCACTGCTTCGTCACAGCCCGCGTTCACGGGGCAACTCCCGCCAGGCATCCCGTGTCGAACCGGTTGTCAGCGACAAACGGGGAAAGACCGATCACCAGGGAATGGTGGACACGTCATGAGGAACCGCAGGAATCTCGCGCTCGGCGCGGCCGCGCTCCTGCTCCTGACCGGGGCCGGGATCACCACGGCGCCCGCCGCCTTCGCGGGGACGCCGGGCGGCACGTACGCGAACGACCGCAACAGCGACTTCGACGGCGACGGGTACGACGACGCCCTGACCGGCGCCCCGGGCGGCACGGTCGGCGGCCAGGCGGGCGCGGGCTACGTCACCGTCCAGTACGGCTCGGCGAAGGGGATCGTCGCTCCCAGGGGCCGCACAGCCGTTCTGAACCAGGATTCCGCCGGGGTCCCCGGGGCGGCTCGGTCGGGGAACGGCTTCGGGTCCGCCGTGGCGACCGGCGACGTGAACGGGGACGGGTACGACGACGCGCTCGTGGGCGTGCCGGGCGAGGACGTCGGCGGGAAGGCGGACGCCGGCCGCGCGGTCGTCCTGTACGGCTCCGCGCGCGGGCTGCGCGGCACCGGGGCGGTCTCCCTGACGGCCGTCGAGCCGCAGCAGGAGGCGCGGTACGGCACCGCCGTGGCCGCCGCGCACTTCACCGGCGCGACCCCGGGCGACGGGATCGCCGTGGCCGACACGGGCGGCGTGGACCTCTTCTCGGACGAGGGCCCGATGCTGCGGGTGACGCGCCTGGAGACCGTCGACGACCCGGGCGGCGTGTCCGTCGTCCCCGTCGGCCTGACGACCGGGAACTTCGACGGCGACGGGTACGCCGACCTCGTCGTCTCCGGGCTGAGCCTGGTGGACGGCGAAGGGGTGCGCGGGCGCACGGTCGTCTTCCGGGGCGACCCGTACGCCCTGCGCTACCACCGCGACCTGACCGGTGGCCCGGCAGAGGCGGCCGGGGACGTCAACGGCGACGGCTACGACGACCTGGCCACCGGCGAGGAGGGCGGGCCGTCCTACGGGGGCCTCGTGCTGCTCCGGTACGGCAGCCCCGAGGGGATCACCGAACTCGCCGACGAGCTGTCCCAGGACACGCCCGGCATCCCCGGCACCGCGCGCGAGGGCGACGCCTGGGGCACCGACCTCTCGATCGCCGACACGGACGGCGACGGCCATGCCGACCTCGCCGTCGGCGCGCCCGGCAAGAACGCCGGCAAGGGCGCCGTCTGGATCGTCCGGGGGCAGGTGCGCGGCTGGACGCCGGACGGCCTCAAGCACTTCGACCTCGACTCGGCCGCCGTCCCCGGCACCGCCCGCCCCGGCGACGCGTTCGGCGCCCAGGTCCGCCTGATCGACACCGACCGCGACGGCCGCGCGGAACTCCTCTCGGCCGCGCCCGGCGCGAACGCCGGCTCCGGCACGGTGACCGCCTTCCCTGCCGCCCCTGACGGCGTGACCGCCAAGGGCTCCCGCCCGTTCGACGGCACCTCCTTCGGTGCCGTCGGCAAGGGGGCGCGGTTCGGGGCGGCGATCGACGAGTGACGGTTCCGCCGGTCAGGTCAGGCACCGGCACCGCCGCACCCACGCGCGGAGAGCCGCGACACGCATGACCGCAGCATCCGGCGGATCAACGGGCTCGCTCCCGGCGCGCGGGCGACGTGCCTCGCCTCGGGAGGGCGCCGTCGGCGTCAGGAGCCTCGCGCCCGCGCGGGGGTGCCAGGGGGCGGGCTGACGCGAGCGTCTGACGTCGCCTCACGCGAGAAGCGGCGGAGCACGAAGCAGCGTCCGATGCGCACGCACGCGTGAACGTCGCACGAAGTCCGACCCGCGCGCGGAAGGAGGCGCCCCTCACCACCTCAGCCCAGCAACGCCAACCGAGCATCCACCTCGTCCGCCGTAGCGTGCCCGTGCGCCAGCGGTACCACCCGCTCACCGTCGACGGCGAGCAGCGTCGGAAACCCGCTCACCCCGAGTTCCGCGCTGCGCCGGAACCCGGCCTGGGCCTCCGTACGCGCGCGGGGTGATGCGAAGGCGGTGACGACGGCGTCCGCGTCCAGGCCGTGGGCCTCGGCGAGCTTCCGGTAGGTGGCCGGGTCGGAGAGGCTGAGGCCGTCGATGTAGAAGGCGTCCTGGAGGGCCGTCGCGAGTTCGACGACCCGGTCGGGCGCGGACGCGCGCAGGGCGGCGAGGCCCCGTGCGGCGGCCTCGGAGTCCATGACGAAGGAGCCGTCCTCGATGAGCCGCCGGTAGGGCTCGGCGAAGACCGCGCCGGTCAGTTCGGTGATCTTCCGGTTGGCGCCCTGGACGTGCCCGAACTCGCGGATCGGAACGCGCCGCGAGCCGGTGAAGAGGCCCCCGGGGACGACCTCGACGGGCAGTTCCGGGTGGCGCGCGGCGGTCTCGCGGACGGTGGCGGAGAAGCCGTGGGACCAGCCGCAGTAGGCGTCGTACACGTAGACGAGCTGCATCGATGACCTCGACAGGGTGCGGCGCTCGCCGGACGCGAGCGATTCACCTGAGGGAACAGTATCTGCCCCCTCAGATATTTCCGTCGCGGCGGAGCCTCAGGGCAGCCGCGGCAGCATGTCCCGCGTGGCATGGCTCAGGACGCGCAGGTCCTCGGTGAACCGCTGCCGGTCCTCCTCGGGCAGCGGCGCGAGGAAGTACCGCTCGATGTTCGCCACGTGCACGCGCGCCGCCGCGACGACGGTCTCCTCGCCGAGGGCCGTGAGGCGCACCAGGCGCCCGCGCCGGTCGCCGGGGTCCTCCACCCGCTCGACGAGCCCCGCGGCCTCCATGCGGTCCACGAGGCGGGTCGCGCCCCCGGTCGTCAGCACCTGCTCCTGGGCCACGGCCCGCATGGACAGCCCGGGTTCACCCGCGCGCCCGAGGATCAGCAGCACCTCGAAGGTCAAGTGGGTGATCCCGCACTCGACCTCAAGCGCGCGCCCCAGGATGTACTCCAGCCGGTTGGCGGCACCCTGCAGCCGCCCGAACGCGAGCACCAGCTCGTCGTTCGCCGCTTCCCGTGCCGTCGAGATCCCCGTCCCCGCGCCCACGCTTCCCCCACCGCTCTCCTCGGTCGCCATGCACCGATCATGCCTGATGGCCGGGGTGAAGCCGCGCACACTCACAAGGATCTGACGCCCGCTCGGCGAGACGGAGGCCGGGCGTCCGATTGTCAGTGGCCTTTCGTACGATGACGACGATCGGAGCAAATCCGGTCGGAGCACCGTTGAAGGGACCTCCCCCCATGAAGCTCGACATCTTCAGCGAAATCCAGGACCCCAAGCCCTGGGCCCCCGATCACCAGCACCTGCGGATGACCCAGGCTCTGGAGCAGGCGGAGCTTGCCGACAGGCTGGGGTACGGCTGCTGGTGGCAGGTCGAGCACCACGGCGCTCAGGAGTTCAGCCTGTCGTCGGCGCCCGAGCTGTTCCTCGCCGCGCTCTCGCAGCGCACCACGCGGATACGGCTCGGGCACGCCGCCGTGCTGGCCCCGCCGCAGATCAACCACCCGATCCGGGTCGCCGAGCGGGCCGCCGTGCTCGACCACCTCAGCGGCGGGCGGGTCGAGTTGGGGCTGACGCGGTCGACGGCCCCGGAGTGGCGGCTGTTCGGGGTGGACCCGGCGACCGTGCGGGAGCGGGTGGCGGAGGTGTTCGAGACCGTCCCGCGCATCTGGGGCGGCGACCTCGCGGTCACCGGGGGCGTGCCCGTCGTGCCCTCGCCCCTCCAGGACCCGCACCCGCCGCTGTGGCAGGCCGCGTCCACGCCCGGGTCGTTCGAGGAGGCCGGGCGCCGGGGCGTCGGGGTGCTCGGGACGACGCTGTGGGAGCCGCTTGAGCGGGTCGGCCGGCTGGTCGAGCTGTACCGCGCGGCGGCGGCCGACTGCACCGCGCCCGCGGGCGCGTTCGTCAACGACCAGATCGCGTTCTTCACGTTCGTGCACTGCGCCGAGACCGACGAGCAGGCCATGCGGGACGGCGCGGCAGCGGCGGCGGCCTGGTACACGGCCCGCGCGCTGACCTTCTTCGAGGCGGCCGACGCGTTCTTGGAGAACATGAACCGCGAGAAGGAGCTGATGGCCTCCCCGGACGGCGGCGGGCGCGCGGGCGCGTTCCTGCGCGCGGAGGCGGACGCGCTGGGCGGGCCCAACGCCGCGCAGCTGGCCATCGGCCGCATCCTCCAGGGCGAGACGGTGCCCGAGGAGGAGCTGTTCGCGGCGCTGAGCGAGCAGGGCTCCCTGATCGTCGGGTCCCCCGAGACCGTCCGCAAGAAGATCCGCGCGTACGCCGACCTCGGCATCGACCGGCTGATGTGCTTCCAGCAGGTCGGCGGGCTGTCGCACGAGAGCGTGCTGCGCAGCATCGAGCTGGTCGGCGAGCTGATCCCCGAGTTCGACCTGGCCGGCTGAGCCCTCAGGGGTCGATCAGGCCGGCGCGGATCGCGTAGCGCGTGAGCTCCAGGCGGTCGCGCATCCCGAGCTTCTGCAGGAGGTTGGCCCGGTGACGCTCAACCGTCTTGGCGCTGATGAACAGGAGGTTCCCGATCTCCTTCGAGGTGTGCCCCTCGGCGACGAGCTTCAGGATCTCCTCCTCGCGCTCCGTGATCGGCCGCTCCGGCAGGCCGTCACCCCGGTGCAGCCGGTCCAGGTAGGACCGCACCAGCGCCCGCTCCGCGCCGGGGTAGATGAACGGCTCGTCCCGCATCGCCGCGCGGCACGCCTCGACGAGGTCCCGGTCGGCGGCCGACTTCAGCACGTACCCGCCCGCGCCGGCCTTCAGCGCCTCGAAGAAGTACTGCTCGTTGTCGTACATCGTGAGGATGAGGATCCGCAGGTCGGGCAGTCTCCGCGACAGCTCCCGCGCGGCCTGCAGCCCCGTCATCCGGGGCATCGCCACGTCCAGCACCGCCAGGTCGACGTCCTCGCTCCGCGCGCGCTCCACCGCCTCCGCGCCATCCCCCGCCTCCGCGACGACGCTCAGATCGGCCTCGCCGTCCAGGATCAGCCGCACGCCCCGGCGCACCAGGGTGTGGTCATCGGCCAACAGCACACGGATCGGCGCCCGCGAACGGCCGGCGGACCGGTCGGTCATTTCCGCCCCCCGGGCGCGGGCGGGAG encodes:
- the miaB gene encoding tRNA (N6-isopentenyl adenosine(37)-C2)-methylthiotransferase MiaB produces the protein MTSSSDRSQPVDVKTYEVRTYGCQMNVHDSERLAGLLEGAGYVRAPEGSDGDADVVVFNTCAVRENADNRLYGNLGRLAPKKASRPGMQIAVGGCLAQKDRDTIVKKAPWVDVVFGTHNIGKLPVLLERARVQEEAQVEIAESLEAFPSTLPTRRESAYAAWVSISVGCNNTCTFCIVPALRGKEKDRRPGDILAEIEALVGEGVSEITLLGQNVNAYGSDIGDREAFSKLLRACGKIDGLERVRFTSPHPRDFTDDVIAAMAETPNVMPQLHMPLQSGSDTVLKAMRRSYRQERYLGIIEKVRAAIPHAAISTDIIVGFPGETEEDFEQTLHVVREARFAQAFTFQYSKRPGTPAATMEGQIPKAVVQARYERLVALQEEISWDENKKQVGRTLELMVAEGEGRKDDATRRLSGRAPDNRLVHFTKPDQDVRPGDIVTVEITYAAPHHLLAEGPVLDVRRTRAGDAWEKRTAEKAAAPAGVMLGLPKVGVPAPLPVATGGCSVD
- a CDS encoding FG-GAP repeat protein; translated protein: MRNRRNLALGAAALLLLTGAGITTAPAAFAGTPGGTYANDRNSDFDGDGYDDALTGAPGGTVGGQAGAGYVTVQYGSAKGIVAPRGRTAVLNQDSAGVPGAARSGNGFGSAVATGDVNGDGYDDALVGVPGEDVGGKADAGRAVVLYGSARGLRGTGAVSLTAVEPQQEARYGTAVAAAHFTGATPGDGIAVADTGGVDLFSDEGPMLRVTRLETVDDPGGVSVVPVGLTTGNFDGDGYADLVVSGLSLVDGEGVRGRTVVFRGDPYALRYHRDLTGGPAEAAGDVNGDGYDDLATGEEGGPSYGGLVLLRYGSPEGITELADELSQDTPGIPGTAREGDAWGTDLSIADTDGDGHADLAVGAPGKNAGKGAVWIVRGQVRGWTPDGLKHFDLDSAAVPGTARPGDAFGAQVRLIDTDRDGRAELLSAAPGANAGSGTVTAFPAAPDGVTAKGSRPFDGTSFGAVGKGARFGAAIDE
- a CDS encoding DsbA family protein, which produces MQLVYVYDAYCGWSHGFSATVRETAARHPELPVEVVPGGLFTGSRRVPIREFGHVQGANRKITELTGAVFAEPYRRLIEDGSFVMDSEAAARGLAALRASAPDRVVELATALQDAFYIDGLSLSDPATYRKLAEAHGLDADAVVTAFASPRARTEAQAGFRRSAELGVSGFPTLLAVDGERVVPLAHGHATADEVDARLALLG
- a CDS encoding MarR family winged helix-turn-helix transcriptional regulator — its product is MATEESGGGSVGAGTGISTAREAANDELVLAFGRLQGAANRLEYILGRALEVECGITHLTFEVLLILGRAGEPGLSMRAVAQEQVLTTGGATRLVDRMEAAGLVERVEDPGDRRGRLVRLTALGEETVVAAARVHVANIERYFLAPLPEEDRQRFTEDLRVLSHATRDMLPRLP
- a CDS encoding LLM class flavin-dependent oxidoreductase — encoded protein: MKLDIFSEIQDPKPWAPDHQHLRMTQALEQAELADRLGYGCWWQVEHHGAQEFSLSSAPELFLAALSQRTTRIRLGHAAVLAPPQINHPIRVAERAAVLDHLSGGRVELGLTRSTAPEWRLFGVDPATVRERVAEVFETVPRIWGGDLAVTGGVPVVPSPLQDPHPPLWQAASTPGSFEEAGRRGVGVLGTTLWEPLERVGRLVELYRAAAADCTAPAGAFVNDQIAFFTFVHCAETDEQAMRDGAAAAAAWYTARALTFFEAADAFLENMNREKELMASPDGGGRAGAFLRAEADALGGPNAAQLAIGRILQGETVPEEELFAALSEQGSLIVGSPETVRKKIRAYADLGIDRLMCFQQVGGLSHESVLRSIELVGELIPEFDLAG
- a CDS encoding response regulator; the protein is MTDRSAGRSRAPIRVLLADDHTLVRRGVRLILDGEADLSVVAEAGDGAEAVERARSEDVDLAVLDVAMPRMTGLQAARELSRRLPDLRILILTMYDNEQYFFEALKAGAGGYVLKSAADRDLVEACRAAMRDEPFIYPGAERALVRSYLDRLHRGDGLPERPITEREEEILKLVAEGHTSKEIGNLLFISAKTVERHRANLLQKLGMRDRLELTRYAIRAGLIDP